One window of Corallococcus caeni genomic DNA carries:
- a CDS encoding acyltransferase domain-containing protein: protein MLSAIRLHLLEALARRNGLSPEQIDARRPFSHYGLDSLGAVALGRALSELAGRELSPTVFWRHSSVDALLRHLATGDVDAPAAVEPAGPSVARDEPIAVVGMACRLPGAPDLSAFWELLRTGRDAVSEVPAGRWTDGRLQQADGGGQGVPVPRRAGFLPDIAGFDPLFFGISPREAAEMDPQQRLFLELAWEALEDAGIVPRELHATATGVFVGAIWRDYAELGGAEPGRITPHTATGQALNMIANRLSYVLGLQGPSLVIDTACSSSLVAVHLACQSLWAGESTTAIVGGVSVMASPHTMVALSRFGGLSPDGACKAFDASADGFGRGEGGGVVVLKPLSAALAAGDTVRCVIRATGSNNDGPSNGLTAPNPEAQEKLLRQVHARSGVAPGAVGYVETHGTGTALGDPIEAGALGAVFAKARGEGPPLVIGSVKTNIGHLEGAAGIAGFLKACLCVEQRTVVPSLHFTRPNPLIPFEALRLEVSRETRAWPVPDGPAVAGVSAFGWGGTNAHVVLQEAPASRLAWVGLAASGAEGLKAEARRALDALRTGMPLDALHAALAPEASGPERLTACVRTRGELESRLRGFLDGAAGTVTLGTASGRAPKVAFVCAPQGGQWVGMGRRMLLTEDAFRAAFERVDAALAVHSGQSLREELFKPEGTARYDDVDVVQPLLFAFQVALAEQWRAWGITPDVVVGHSLGEIAAAHIAGILDLEDAALVIHHYSRLQKLLADRGGMAVVNLPPEALTGLLEATGGAVVLAGHNGPRSTVLSGDPAALDALLAELKRRKELCARIRVNVAAHSPQIDEILPELETVLAGLRPKPARLPMISTALRRRMEGPEVDGRYFGQNLRTPVWLAPVLASLVADGVDALVELSPHPVLVGALQQAAEGRQPPPVVLPSTTRDEDERLALYEARATLFRLGCAGAAPLAARDALVPLSAHTPQALRELAARVAGTLRQAPWTRVEDVAATAALRRTHHAERLAVVARGGEDLAQALDAYARGEPHERLVTPALAKAPSVVFVFPGQGSQWHGMARQLLREEPAFRAELGRCDAAIHALTGWSVLEELEASESASRMARVDVVQPVLFAVEAALAALWRSWGVQPKAVIGHSMGEVAAAYVAGALGLADAARIICRRSQLLRRVSGQGAMLAAELTLDEAREVLRGHEAHVAVAVSNSSRSTVLSGQPQALEVISQALQARGVFWRWVKVDVASHSPQMDALKSELLEVLAEVQPSPSAVPIHSTVLDAVTDGRDFDASYWVRNLRDPVLFASAVRRAREAGHDVFIEMSPHPILLPAVEQELADVGQPGEVLPSLRRNESERETLLRSVAALYTRGLEPGWSALTRAGRPGVPLPTYPWQRERFWLEPASAVRAPVAASRPSGEGLLGSHFPSAMEPRLHHWQAEWGADVSGFLADHRVAGDAVVPGAVFLSMALRAAKEALGTAPVALRDIAFPQPLVLGSGPAPRVQTVLSVRDAQRELQVFSQGEGRTWVPHARALVDAGPAAAVGRERAQEALALRDSLRGSAAMLLDSVRYYELLAGCGLEYRAAFRGVDCVWSREAQALGRVLAPAASVDPELAQVACIDSALQLSIATLPPSLVFRGRQLISVGVDGFVLHRLPEGAFHVHARRRPVGEGPVFLVDVVAFTDAGEPLFHVDGLKVRVLDVARPAVPRSDEARPATLAARTLFDELGALEPSRRRSRAEDELRQVVATVLKLAPARVPMDQPLRTLGMDSVMSLELRNRIEARTGIRLSATALWNHPTVEALTGFVLSQAPSAPAPASRPAPARAVPPAPVAPVAPAVPADVSLPSDLELERLLEAELAQVHQLIKES from the coding sequence GTGCTGTCCGCGATCAGGCTCCACCTGCTGGAGGCGTTGGCGCGCCGCAACGGCCTGTCGCCGGAGCAGATCGACGCGCGCCGGCCCTTCAGCCACTACGGGCTCGACTCGCTGGGCGCGGTGGCGCTCGGACGGGCGCTGTCGGAGCTGGCGGGACGGGAGCTCTCCCCCACGGTCTTCTGGCGTCACTCCAGCGTGGACGCGCTCCTGCGGCACCTGGCCACGGGGGACGTGGACGCCCCGGCCGCCGTGGAGCCCGCCGGCCCTTCCGTGGCCCGCGACGAGCCCATCGCGGTGGTGGGCATGGCCTGCCGCCTTCCCGGCGCGCCGGACCTCAGCGCGTTCTGGGAGCTGCTTCGCACCGGGCGCGACGCGGTGTCGGAGGTCCCCGCCGGGCGCTGGACGGATGGGCGCCTGCAGCAGGCGGATGGCGGTGGGCAGGGCGTGCCGGTGCCGCGCCGCGCCGGGTTCCTGCCGGACATCGCGGGGTTTGATCCGCTGTTCTTCGGCATCTCCCCGCGCGAGGCGGCGGAGATGGATCCGCAGCAGCGCCTGTTCCTGGAGCTGGCGTGGGAGGCGCTCGAGGACGCGGGCATCGTCCCGCGGGAGCTGCACGCGACGGCGACGGGCGTGTTCGTGGGCGCCATCTGGCGGGACTACGCGGAGCTGGGCGGAGCGGAGCCGGGGCGCATCACGCCGCACACGGCCACGGGGCAGGCGCTCAACATGATCGCCAACCGGCTGTCGTACGTGCTGGGCCTCCAGGGGCCCAGCCTCGTCATCGACACGGCGTGCTCGTCGTCGCTGGTGGCGGTCCACCTGGCCTGCCAGAGCCTGTGGGCGGGGGAGAGCACCACCGCCATCGTCGGCGGCGTCAGCGTGATGGCCTCGCCGCACACGATGGTGGCGCTGTCCCGCTTCGGTGGCCTGTCGCCGGACGGCGCGTGCAAGGCGTTCGACGCGAGCGCGGACGGCTTCGGACGCGGGGAGGGCGGGGGCGTGGTGGTCCTCAAGCCGCTCTCCGCCGCGCTCGCCGCGGGCGACACCGTCCGCTGCGTCATCCGCGCCACGGGCAGCAACAACGACGGGCCGAGCAACGGCCTCACGGCGCCCAACCCGGAGGCCCAGGAGAAGCTGCTGCGGCAGGTCCACGCGCGCTCGGGCGTGGCGCCGGGCGCGGTGGGCTACGTGGAGACGCACGGTACGGGGACGGCGCTGGGAGACCCCATCGAAGCGGGGGCGCTCGGGGCCGTGTTCGCGAAGGCGCGCGGGGAGGGCCCGCCGCTGGTCATCGGCTCGGTGAAGACCAACATCGGCCACCTGGAGGGGGCCGCGGGCATCGCGGGCTTCCTCAAGGCCTGCCTGTGCGTCGAGCAGCGCACGGTGGTGCCCAGCCTCCACTTCACGCGGCCCAACCCGCTCATCCCCTTCGAGGCGCTGCGCCTGGAGGTCTCGCGGGAGACGCGCGCGTGGCCGGTGCCGGACGGGCCGGCGGTGGCGGGCGTCAGCGCGTTCGGCTGGGGCGGCACCAACGCCCACGTCGTGCTCCAGGAGGCCCCTGCGTCGCGGCTCGCCTGGGTGGGGCTGGCGGCGTCCGGAGCCGAGGGCCTGAAGGCCGAGGCCCGCCGTGCGCTCGACGCCCTGCGGACCGGGATGCCGCTCGACGCGCTCCACGCGGCGCTGGCGCCGGAGGCCTCCGGCCCGGAGCGGCTCACCGCGTGCGTGCGCACCCGGGGTGAGCTGGAGTCGCGCCTTCGCGGGTTCCTGGACGGCGCGGCGGGGACGGTGACGCTGGGGACGGCGTCCGGCCGGGCTCCGAAGGTGGCCTTCGTCTGCGCTCCGCAGGGCGGCCAGTGGGTGGGCATGGGCCGGCGCATGCTGCTCACGGAGGACGCCTTCCGCGCGGCCTTCGAGCGCGTGGACGCGGCGCTGGCGGTCCACTCGGGACAGTCGCTCCGGGAGGAGCTGTTCAAGCCGGAGGGCACCGCCCGCTACGACGACGTGGACGTGGTGCAGCCGCTGCTCTTCGCGTTCCAGGTGGCCCTGGCGGAGCAGTGGCGCGCCTGGGGCATCACCCCGGACGTCGTCGTGGGGCACAGCCTGGGGGAGATCGCCGCCGCGCACATCGCGGGCATCCTCGACCTGGAGGATGCGGCGCTCGTCATCCACCACTACAGCCGCCTGCAGAAGCTGCTGGCGGACAGGGGCGGCATGGCCGTGGTCAACCTGCCGCCCGAGGCGCTGACGGGGTTGCTGGAGGCCACGGGCGGGGCGGTGGTGCTGGCCGGCCACAACGGCCCCCGGTCCACCGTGCTGTCGGGCGACCCGGCCGCGCTCGACGCGCTGCTCGCGGAGCTCAAGCGCCGCAAGGAGCTGTGCGCGCGGATCCGCGTGAACGTCGCCGCGCACAGCCCGCAGATCGACGAGATCCTCCCGGAGCTGGAGACGGTGCTCGCCGGGCTGCGTCCGAAGCCCGCGCGCCTGCCCATGATCTCCACCGCCCTGCGGCGGCGGATGGAGGGGCCGGAGGTGGACGGGCGCTACTTCGGCCAGAACCTGCGCACGCCGGTGTGGCTCGCCCCGGTGCTCGCGTCGCTGGTGGCCGACGGCGTGGACGCGCTGGTGGAGCTCAGCCCGCACCCCGTGCTGGTGGGCGCCCTGCAGCAGGCCGCCGAGGGCCGGCAGCCGCCCCCTGTCGTCCTGCCGTCCACCACGCGGGACGAGGACGAGCGGCTGGCCCTCTACGAGGCGCGCGCCACGCTGTTCCGCCTGGGATGCGCGGGGGCGGCCCCCCTCGCCGCCCGCGACGCGCTGGTGCCGCTGTCCGCCCACACCCCGCAGGCGCTCCGGGAGCTGGCGGCGCGCGTGGCCGGGACGCTTCGCCAGGCGCCCTGGACGCGGGTGGAGGACGTCGCCGCCACGGCCGCGCTGCGCCGCACGCACCATGCGGAGCGGCTGGCGGTGGTCGCGCGCGGCGGGGAGGACCTGGCCCAGGCGCTGGACGCGTACGCCCGGGGCGAGCCCCATGAGCGGCTGGTGACCCCGGCGCTCGCGAAGGCGCCCTCGGTGGTGTTCGTCTTCCCGGGGCAGGGCTCGCAGTGGCACGGCATGGCCCGGCAGCTCCTGCGCGAGGAGCCGGCCTTCCGCGCGGAGCTCGGGCGGTGCGACGCCGCCATCCACGCGCTCACCGGCTGGTCCGTGCTGGAGGAGCTGGAGGCGTCCGAGTCCGCGTCCCGGATGGCCCGGGTGGACGTGGTGCAGCCGGTGCTCTTCGCCGTGGAGGCGGCGCTGGCCGCGCTCTGGCGCTCCTGGGGCGTGCAGCCGAAGGCGGTCATCGGCCACAGCATGGGCGAGGTCGCCGCGGCGTATGTCGCGGGCGCGCTGGGCCTGGCGGACGCCGCGCGGATCATCTGCCGCCGCAGCCAGCTGCTGCGCCGGGTGAGCGGGCAGGGCGCCATGCTCGCCGCGGAGCTCACGCTGGACGAGGCCCGGGAGGTCCTGCGCGGCCACGAGGCGCACGTCGCCGTGGCCGTGAGCAACAGCTCCCGCTCCACCGTGCTGTCGGGCCAGCCTCAGGCGCTGGAGGTCATCTCCCAGGCGCTCCAGGCCCGCGGCGTCTTCTGGCGCTGGGTCAAGGTGGACGTCGCCTCCCACAGCCCGCAGATGGACGCGCTGAAGAGCGAGCTGCTGGAGGTGCTGGCGGAGGTCCAGCCCTCGCCGTCGGCGGTGCCCATCCACTCCACGGTGCTGGACGCGGTGACGGACGGCCGCGACTTCGACGCGAGCTACTGGGTGCGCAACCTGCGCGACCCCGTCCTCTTCGCCTCGGCGGTCCGGCGCGCGCGCGAGGCGGGACATGACGTCTTCATCGAGATGAGCCCGCATCCCATCCTGCTGCCCGCCGTGGAGCAGGAGCTGGCGGACGTGGGCCAGCCGGGCGAGGTGCTGCCGTCGCTGCGGCGCAACGAGTCCGAGCGCGAGACGCTGCTGCGCTCCGTGGCGGCGCTCTACACGCGGGGGCTGGAGCCTGGCTGGAGCGCCCTCACCCGCGCGGGGCGCCCCGGGGTGCCCCTGCCCACCTACCCGTGGCAGCGCGAGCGCTTCTGGCTGGAGCCGGCGTCCGCGGTCCGTGCGCCCGTCGCCGCCAGCCGTCCGAGCGGCGAGGGGCTCCTGGGCAGCCACTTCCCGTCCGCCATGGAGCCGCGGCTGCACCACTGGCAGGCCGAGTGGGGCGCGGACGTGTCCGGCTTCCTCGCCGACCACCGCGTGGCCGGCGACGCCGTGGTCCCCGGCGCCGTCTTCCTGTCCATGGCCCTGCGCGCCGCGAAGGAGGCGCTGGGGACAGCGCCCGTGGCGCTGAGGGACATCGCCTTCCCGCAGCCGCTGGTGCTGGGCTCCGGGCCCGCGCCGCGCGTGCAGACCGTGCTCTCCGTGCGCGACGCGCAGCGCGAGCTCCAGGTGTTCTCCCAGGGCGAGGGCCGCACCTGGGTGCCCCACGCGCGGGCCCTGGTGGACGCGGGGCCAGCGGCGGCGGTGGGCCGGGAGCGGGCGCAGGAGGCGCTGGCGCTTCGGGACTCGCTGCGCGGCTCCGCGGCGATGCTGCTGGACTCCGTGCGGTACTACGAGCTGCTGGCGGGCTGCGGGCTGGAGTACCGCGCCGCCTTCCGTGGCGTGGACTGCGTCTGGTCCCGCGAGGCGCAGGCGCTGGGGCGCGTCCTTGCGCCCGCGGCGTCCGTGGACCCGGAGCTGGCCCAGGTGGCCTGCATCGACTCCGCGCTCCAGCTCTCCATCGCCACGCTGCCGCCCAGCCTCGTGTTCCGGGGACGGCAGCTCATCAGCGTGGGGGTGGACGGGTTCGTGCTCCACCGCCTCCCGGAGGGGGCCTTCCACGTCCACGCGCGGCGCCGACCCGTCGGCGAGGGCCCGGTGTTCCTGGTGGACGTGGTGGCGTTCACCGACGCGGGCGAGCCCCTGTTCCACGTCGACGGGTTGAAGGTCCGCGTGCTCGACGTGGCGCGCCCCGCCGTCCCCCGGAGCGACGAGGCCCGCCCGGCCACGCTCGCGGCCCGGACGTTGTTCGACGAGCTGGGCGCGCTGGAGCCCTCGCGGCGGCGGTCCCGCGCCGAGGACGAGCTGCGGCAGGTGGTGGCCACGGTGCTCAAGCTGGCCCCGGCGCGGGTCCCCATGGACCAGCCGCTGCGCACGCTGGGCATGGACTCCGTCATGTCGCTGGAGCTGCGCAACCGCATCGAGGCGCGAACCGGCATCCGGCTGTCCGCCACCGCGCTCTGGAACCATCCCACGGTGGAGGCGCTGACGGGGTTCGTCCTGAGCCAGGCCCCGTCCGCGCCCGCGCCCGCGTCTCGGCCCGCACCGGCGCGCGCCGTCCCGCCCGCGCCCGTCGCGCCCGTCGCGCCCGCCGTGCCCGCCGACGTGTCACTGCCTTCCGACCTGGAGCTCGAGCGGCTCTTGGAGGCCGAGCTCGCCCAGGTCCATCAGCTCATCAAGGAGTCCTGA
- a CDS encoding type I polyketide synthase, giving the protein MTAPLPTANDPTLLKRSLDALKDLRARYEALESRGREPIAIIGLGCRIPGGGETPESLWKMLRGKVDAVSEVPADRWDLSRYYDPDVAAPGRMHMRYGAFLDAPDRFDPYFFGISPREAEQMDPQQRLFLEVAWHALEDAGLSAKALAGTDTGVFVGANGNDYLQLQLSEPQVLGTYSLVGGTNCIIPNRLSYLLDLRGPSMAFDTACSSSLVAVHQACQSLRHGESSTAIAGGLNLLLSPVVSVAHSKGLPLAPDGRCKTFDARADGYVRGEGCGVVVLKRLSDALAAGDPVWAVIHGSAVNQDGLSNGLTAPNGGAQRAVIRKALERARLTGAEVGLVEAHGTGTSLGDPIEVEALREIYGDAEGERRPCALGSIKTNIGHLEAGAGIVGILKVALSLKHGVIPANLHFQALNPHISLDGSRLYVPTESTPWTDPAERRYGAVSSFGAGGTNAHVVLGTLESARPGVASLPAVAYAERAHLLVLSARGRTALSNVARRLVDHLTSGPGQQESLEDVCATAALRRTHHDHRVGLVVRSREEAVQQLRALQQGVLPPGAASGTAGRPGRPVFLFPSEPRLSGAGLAALGRDCPVFAQALERCRGALQPGQDVGGVGEHFAVQVALAELWRSWGVEPGAVLGQGVGEIAAAHVAGALSLEDAARVARECARLLAKGDAAAGALGAALAGLTPRPTVVPLYSADGTVLDGESLGAGAWAKCLRRPGPVAPAIEEALHAGHLLFVELGAEPVLAVPVAEAAARLELPDVLAVSSLRGNQDALGVLLMSAAALHAAGLGLRLERLLAPHHHFLRLPTYPFERESFWFKERPVTVLASVRSTSMELPRTEVRDTPPEPGRRPAEARAPASAQLTGWGALPERERTTKLRSLVHAEVARILKFDAARLDPKGGFFQMGMDSVMAGQLRNRLEQQLGRKFAVTVIFENPTVERLSRQLGTFLTPPPAPPTPPREPQPLASQGLAPVTGGGTDSIADLLARELEETSSISSKDLS; this is encoded by the coding sequence ATGACGGCCCCACTGCCCACCGCGAATGACCCCACGCTGCTCAAGCGCAGCCTCGACGCGCTGAAGGACCTCCGGGCCCGGTACGAGGCCCTGGAGTCCCGGGGCCGGGAGCCCATCGCCATCATCGGCCTGGGGTGCCGCATCCCGGGGGGCGGGGAGACCCCGGAGTCCCTCTGGAAGATGCTGCGCGGCAAGGTGGACGCCGTCAGCGAGGTGCCCGCGGACCGCTGGGACCTGTCGCGCTACTACGACCCGGACGTGGCCGCGCCGGGGCGGATGCACATGCGCTACGGCGCGTTCCTGGACGCGCCCGACCGCTTCGACCCGTACTTCTTCGGCATCTCGCCCCGTGAAGCGGAGCAGATGGATCCGCAGCAGCGCCTCTTCCTGGAGGTGGCGTGGCACGCGCTGGAGGACGCGGGGCTGAGCGCGAAGGCGCTCGCGGGCACCGACACCGGCGTCTTCGTGGGCGCCAACGGGAACGACTACCTCCAGCTCCAGCTCTCCGAGCCGCAGGTGCTGGGCACGTATTCGCTGGTGGGCGGCACGAACTGCATCATCCCCAACCGGCTCTCGTACCTGCTGGACCTGCGCGGGCCGAGCATGGCCTTCGACACGGCCTGCTCGTCGTCGCTGGTGGCGGTCCACCAGGCCTGCCAGAGCCTGCGCCACGGAGAGAGCTCCACCGCCATCGCGGGCGGGCTCAACCTGCTGCTGTCGCCCGTGGTGTCGGTGGCGCACTCCAAGGGCCTGCCGCTGGCGCCGGATGGGCGCTGCAAGACGTTCGACGCGCGCGCGGATGGCTACGTGCGCGGCGAGGGCTGCGGCGTCGTGGTGCTCAAGCGCCTGTCGGACGCGCTCGCGGCCGGGGACCCGGTGTGGGCCGTCATCCACGGCTCGGCCGTCAACCAGGACGGGCTCAGCAACGGCCTCACCGCGCCCAACGGCGGGGCCCAGCGCGCCGTCATCCGCAAGGCGCTGGAGCGCGCGCGGCTCACCGGCGCGGAGGTGGGGCTCGTCGAGGCGCACGGGACGGGCACCTCCCTGGGCGACCCCATCGAGGTGGAGGCCCTCCGCGAAATCTACGGCGACGCGGAGGGCGAGCGGCGGCCCTGCGCGCTCGGCTCCATCAAGACGAACATCGGGCACCTGGAGGCGGGCGCCGGCATCGTCGGCATCCTCAAGGTCGCGCTGTCGCTCAAGCACGGCGTCATCCCGGCGAACCTGCACTTCCAGGCGCTCAACCCGCACATCTCGCTGGACGGCTCGCGGCTCTACGTGCCCACGGAGTCCACGCCGTGGACGGACCCCGCGGAGCGCCGGTACGGCGCGGTCAGCTCGTTCGGCGCGGGCGGCACCAACGCGCACGTCGTGCTGGGCACCCTGGAGTCCGCGCGGCCCGGGGTGGCCTCGCTCCCGGCCGTCGCCTACGCGGAGCGCGCGCACCTGCTGGTCCTGTCCGCCCGCGGCCGCACGGCGCTGTCGAACGTGGCCCGGCGGCTGGTGGACCACCTGACGAGCGGCCCCGGCCAGCAGGAGTCGCTGGAGGACGTCTGCGCCACGGCCGCGCTGCGCAGGACGCACCACGACCACCGGGTGGGGCTCGTCGTCCGCTCCCGCGAGGAGGCCGTCCAGCAGCTGCGCGCGCTCCAGCAGGGCGTCCTGCCCCCGGGGGCTGCTTCGGGCACCGCCGGAAGGCCGGGGCGTCCGGTGTTCCTCTTCCCCTCGGAGCCCCGGCTGTCCGGGGCAGGGCTCGCGGCGCTGGGCCGCGACTGTCCGGTGTTCGCCCAGGCCCTGGAGCGTTGTCGCGGCGCGCTCCAGCCGGGGCAGGACGTGGGCGGGGTGGGGGAGCACTTCGCCGTGCAGGTGGCGCTCGCCGAGCTGTGGCGCTCGTGGGGCGTGGAGCCGGGCGCGGTGCTCGGGCAGGGGGTGGGGGAGATCGCCGCGGCCCACGTCGCGGGCGCGCTGTCGCTGGAGGACGCCGCGCGCGTCGCCCGCGAGTGCGCGCGCCTGCTGGCGAAGGGAGACGCGGCCGCCGGAGCGCTGGGCGCGGCGCTGGCGGGGCTGACGCCTCGGCCCACGGTGGTGCCGCTCTACTCGGCGGATGGGACGGTGCTGGACGGCGAGTCCCTGGGCGCCGGGGCCTGGGCGAAGTGCCTGCGCCGGCCCGGGCCGGTGGCGCCGGCCATCGAGGAAGCGCTGCACGCGGGCCACCTGCTCTTCGTGGAGCTGGGCGCGGAGCCGGTGCTCGCCGTGCCGGTGGCGGAAGCCGCCGCGCGCCTGGAGCTGCCGGACGTGCTGGCGGTGTCCAGCCTCCGGGGGAACCAGGACGCGCTGGGCGTCCTGCTGATGTCCGCGGCGGCGCTCCACGCGGCGGGGCTGGGCCTGCGGCTGGAGCGGCTGCTGGCGCCCCACCACCACTTCCTCCGCCTGCCGACCTATCCCTTCGAGCGCGAGTCCTTCTGGTTCAAGGAGCGGCCCGTCACGGTGCTCGCGTCGGTGCGCTCCACCAGCATGGAGCTGCCCCGCACGGAGGTGCGTGACACGCCCCCCGAGCCCGGCCGTCGCCCCGCGGAGGCCCGAGCCCCGGCTTCGGCGCAGCTGACCGGCTGGGGGGCACTGCCGGAGCGCGAGCGGACCACGAAGCTGCGGAGCCTGGTGCACGCGGAGGTGGCGCGCATCCTGAAGTTCGACGCCGCGCGGCTGGACCCCAAGGGCGGCTTCTTCCAGATGGGCATGGACTCCGTGATGGCCGGACAGCTGCGCAACCGGCTGGAGCAGCAGCTGGGGCGCAAGTTCGCCGTCACCGTCATCTTCGAGAACCCCACCGTGGAGCGGCTGTCCCGGCAGCTGGGCACGTTCCTCACGCCGCCCCCGGCGCCTCCCACCCCGCCGCGTGAGCCGCAGCCCCTGGCGTCCCAGGGCCTGGCCCCGGTGACGGGAGGCGGCACCGACAGCATCGCCGACCTCCTGGCCCGGGAACTCGAAGAGACCTCCTCCATCTCCAGCAAGGACCTGTCATGA